The Plectropomus leopardus isolate mb chromosome 22, YSFRI_Pleo_2.0, whole genome shotgun sequence genome includes a window with the following:
- the LOC121961427 gene encoding probable polypeptide N-acetylgalactosaminyltransferase 8: MDRPSRKTKVVSYCEAKDFDDDEDFACAKAPPSKKARESVKQEHKKPSSKSSSQESNSQSSQSQKSRKPLDMKLYERDLEAAITLSLLNSADGINNQPPTSKGDVKVHVPVDENTDPALMHLSNCSVDMTVLGLDEITPESPAHSRQRKAATKATEELKKKPTDEDDNYEPKLTPDSESEEDFSELDESEDEEFSVKKASKTKNKEKVTKNEKTKPPPASKKEKQPAKPSKSKSQLYPNSLLFRQWGDELSEEEQKEAERLFQRYGYNTFLSDRLPLNREIPDTRPARCAEKKYPVDLPSISVILIYLDEALSVIKRAIRSIIDKTPARLLKEIILVDDHSSNQDLMEKLDEYISSIHEERADLVKRVRHSEQLGLTQARLSGWKAAVGDVVAILDAHIEVHVQWAEPLLARIKEDRTVILTPVFDKVCYDDLSLEPYIPAADAFDWALWCMYESFRPEWYELKDDSQPGKSPSIMGILVADRKFFGEIGSLDGGMKLYGGENVELGIRVWLCGGSIEVIPCSKIAHIERAIKPYLPNLSEMVKRNALRVAEVWLDEYKYNVNIAWNVPLENHGIDIGDVSERKKLRERLNCKPFKWYLDNVYPMLDPLTDLLGYGAVSRYDPDLCIDQGPMPGNSPIIYGCHFYSPQHCYYRTNGELYIGGIKSHKYNSNRCLVDPGTGVNPGLYECKTAKQKKFKMLWDFKQNGQIQNRESKRCLEIAMAENGQYKLIIQQCTSQSWKIQHLIKDQGQTGGQDPKKQHNV, translated from the exons aaaaccATTAGACATGAAGTTATACGAAAGAGATCTAGAAGCAGCCATCACACTGTCCTTGCTCAACAGCGCAGATGGGATAAACAACCAGCCTCCCACCAGTAAAG GAGATGTCAAGGTTCACGTTCCTGTAGATGAAAACACAGATCCAGCTTTGATGCACCTGTCCAACTGCAGCGTGGATATGACAGTTTTGG gccTGGATGAAATCACACCAGAGTCACCCGCTCACTCCAGACAGAGAAAGGCTGCCACTAAAGCCACTGAGGAGCTGAAGAAAAAGCCTACGGATGAAGATGACAACTACGAGCCCAAACTGACACCAG ATTCAGAAAGTGAGGAAGATTTCAGTGAACTGGATGAGAGCGAAGATGAGGAATTCTCAGTGAAGAAAGCcagcaaaaccaaaaataaagagaaagtaACTAAGAACGAGAAGACCAAACCGCCTCCTGcctctaaaaaagaaaagcaaccAGCAAAACCGTCAAAGTCGAAATCACAA CTGTACCCGAACTCGCTTCTGTTCAGGCAGTGGGGAGATGAGCTGtcggaggaggagcagaaggaggCCGAGAGGCTGTTTCAGAGATACGGCTACAACACCTTCCTCAGTGACAGGCTGCCCCTCAACAGGGAGATCCCTGACACCAGGCCTGCCAG ATGCGCTGAGAAAAAGTACCCCGTGGATTTACCCTCCATCAGCGTCATATTAATATACCTGGATGAAGCTCTTTCTGTTATCAAAAGGGCCATCCGCAGCATCATAGACAAGACGCCAGCTCGGCTGCTGAAAGAAATCATACTGGTAGATGACCACAGCAGTAACC AAGATTTAATGGAGAAACTTGATGAATACATCAGCTCTATCCATGAGGAGCGTGCAGACCTGGTGAAGAGAGTCCGGCACTCTGAGCAACTCGGCCTCACCCAGGCCAGACTGTCGGGATGGAAAGCTGCTGTGGGGGACGTGGTGGCCATCTTGGACGCTCACATAGAGGTTCACGTCCAGTG GGCAGAGCCGCTGTTGGCTCGGATTAAAGAGGATCGCACCGTGATATTGACGCCAGTGTTTGACAAAGTTTGTTATGATGATTTGTCACTGGAGCCCTACATACCTGCTGCGGACGCCTTTGACTGGGCTCTGTGGTGTATGTACGAGTCCTTCAGACCAGAATGGTATGAGTTAAAGGACGACTCACAACCTGGAAA GAGCCCCTCCATCATGGGGATTCTTGTAGCTGATCGAAAGTTCTTCGGGGAGATCGGAAGCCTTGATGGAGGAATGAAATTATATGGTGGTGAAAATGTGGAGCTCGGCATCCGG GTGTGGCTGTGTGGAGGAAGCATAGAAGTTATACCTTGCTCTAAAATTGCCCACATTGAACGGGCCATCAAGCCTTACCTCCCAAACTTGAGTGAAATGGTGAAACGTAACGCACTGCGGGTGGCGGAGGTGTGGCTGGATGAATATAAATACAACGTCAACATTGCCTGGAATGTTCCCCTGGAG AATCATGGGATAGACATTGGGGATGTGTCAGAGAGGAAGAAGCTGAGAGAGAGGCTGAATTGCAAACCCTTTAAGTGGTATCTGGATAATGTTTACCCCATGTTGGACCCTCTGACAGACCTGCTAGGTTATGGAGCGGTGAGTAGATACGAT CCAGACCTCTGCATCGACCAAGGCCCGATGCCTGGGAACTCGCCCATCATATATGGATGCCACTTCTACTCCCCTCAG cACTGTTATTATCGCACCAACGGAGAGCTCTACATCGGCGGAATTAAATCTCACAAGTACAACAGTAACCGCTGTCTGGTGGACCCCGGCACTGGAGTCAACCCCGGACTGTACGAGTGCAAAACGGCCAAGCAGAAGAAATTCAAGATGCTGTGGGATTTTAAACAG AACGGACAGATCCAGAACAGAGAATCAAAGAGATGCCTGGAAATAGCGATGGCTGAAAATGGCCAATATAAACTTATTATTCAGCAGTGTACCAGTCAGAGCTGGAAGATTCAACATCTCATCAAAGACCAAGGACAGACTGGTGGGCAGGACccgaaaaaacaacataatgtatGA